A window of Corallococcus silvisoli contains these coding sequences:
- a CDS encoding tetratricopeptide repeat protein, giving the protein MLHALALALTLGAAPAPAPPAPSPSPSPAALPPMPASLSTRASAVEAVEAQLRAAEQSLRFVETQFTERPEPSSADSQLKRFSEGELYSLLGDWTAASVLFYDLVSDPEFKASPRYPEAVFYLADALYQQKNDIGARVYLRDVLSLPLSPQRYKEAVSRYLAVAGRLQQFDGIDAYVEQARRLSGGVLAPDIAYVHARGTFKRADLSPEEHQERSRALFAPLAQTPGAFRVQAVYHLGVLSVQSGDYPAAIAQFQRIVGTGPDAVVSTGLAEAEAQRFRELAYLSLGRLMYETGRYDEALDHYGRVPRESERFPETLLEVAWTYVRKQDFTQAKNATDILLLVAPRSQLAPEGRILQGHLLQKLRQYDEALETYDGVARMFTPARDKVDALLRVNHDPVAYFDNLLARNERSLDVSTLLPPLALQYASTQKEVADAVRMVGDLDSGRQGAGEAKAIAERILEALDARGLEAFPELQEGYTRAEAVDTALTVVEQALVQAEAALVEEKLTPAEREKLLVAQGAREAQRLRFASLPTTGKELDARRQRMQAKVDAVDREAFRVGYELQSLHANAAAIRKWVEDTRDERQADPAEEREFLVQLQAEIATLRDLQAELDRTRARLASERQSTDTSLEGEAAIRSRYAATLQQEHAVLRAGEGRLSGEDTRVLLRMHAVRSRTEALRGRVAVARVALHSRLQHRVKSIRDKVRAEQALLQGYEQDVAVATGDARNLVGRIAYDSFRRVRQQFYELVLKADTGTVDVAFSRTQDNAANIQKVAKEKSDALRALESEFKDVLSSEGGD; this is encoded by the coding sequence ATGCTGCACGCCCTGGCCCTCGCGCTGACCCTCGGGGCCGCGCCCGCGCCGGCACCTCCGGCCCCCTCCCCTTCTCCTTCCCCGGCCGCCCTGCCGCCCATGCCGGCCTCGCTGAGCACGCGCGCTTCGGCGGTGGAGGCCGTGGAGGCGCAGCTGCGCGCGGCGGAGCAGTCCCTGCGCTTCGTGGAGACGCAGTTCACCGAACGCCCGGAGCCGAGCAGCGCCGACTCGCAGCTCAAGCGCTTCTCCGAAGGCGAGCTGTACTCGCTGCTGGGGGACTGGACCGCCGCGTCCGTCCTCTTCTACGACCTGGTGAGCGACCCGGAGTTCAAGGCGAGCCCCCGCTACCCGGAGGCGGTCTTCTATCTGGCGGACGCGCTCTACCAGCAGAAGAACGACATTGGCGCGCGGGTGTACCTGCGCGACGTGTTGTCGCTGCCCCTGTCTCCCCAGCGCTACAAGGAGGCCGTCAGCCGCTACCTCGCGGTCGCGGGGCGGCTCCAGCAGTTCGACGGCATCGACGCGTACGTGGAGCAGGCGCGGCGGCTGTCGGGCGGCGTGCTGGCCCCGGACATCGCCTACGTGCACGCGCGCGGCACGTTCAAGCGCGCGGACCTGTCGCCCGAGGAGCACCAGGAGCGCTCGCGCGCGCTGTTCGCCCCGCTGGCGCAGACGCCCGGCGCCTTCCGGGTGCAGGCCGTCTACCACCTGGGCGTGCTGAGCGTGCAGAGCGGGGACTACCCGGCCGCCATCGCGCAGTTCCAGCGCATCGTCGGCACCGGGCCGGACGCGGTGGTGTCCACGGGCCTTGCGGAAGCGGAGGCCCAGCGCTTCCGGGAGCTCGCGTACCTCTCGCTGGGCCGCCTGATGTACGAGACCGGCCGCTACGACGAGGCGCTGGACCACTACGGTCGCGTACCTCGCGAGAGCGAGCGCTTCCCGGAGACGCTGCTGGAAGTCGCCTGGACGTACGTGCGCAAGCAGGACTTCACGCAGGCGAAGAACGCCACGGACATCCTGCTGCTCGTGGCGCCGCGTTCGCAGCTCGCGCCCGAGGGACGCATCCTCCAGGGCCACCTGCTCCAGAAGCTGCGCCAGTACGACGAGGCGCTGGAGACCTACGACGGAGTGGCGCGCATGTTCACGCCCGCGCGCGACAAGGTGGACGCGCTCCTGCGTGTGAACCACGACCCCGTCGCGTACTTCGACAACCTGCTGGCGCGCAACGAGCGCTCCCTGGACGTGAGCACGCTCCTGCCCCCGCTGGCGCTCCAGTACGCGTCCACCCAGAAGGAGGTCGCCGACGCGGTGCGGATGGTGGGCGACCTGGACAGCGGACGTCAGGGCGCGGGCGAGGCGAAGGCCATCGCGGAGCGCATCCTGGAGGCGCTGGACGCGCGCGGGCTGGAGGCGTTCCCGGAGCTGCAGGAGGGCTACACCCGCGCGGAGGCCGTGGACACCGCGCTCACCGTGGTGGAGCAGGCCCTGGTGCAGGCGGAGGCGGCGCTGGTCGAAGAGAAGCTGACGCCCGCTGAGCGCGAGAAGCTGCTCGTGGCGCAGGGCGCGCGCGAGGCCCAGCGGCTGCGGTTCGCGTCGCTGCCCACCACCGGCAAGGAGCTGGACGCACGCCGCCAGCGCATGCAGGCGAAGGTGGACGCGGTGGACCGCGAGGCCTTCCGCGTGGGGTACGAACTGCAGAGCCTGCACGCCAACGCCGCCGCCATCCGCAAGTGGGTGGAGGACACGCGCGACGAGCGGCAGGCGGACCCCGCCGAGGAGCGCGAGTTCCTGGTGCAGCTCCAGGCGGAGATCGCCACCCTGCGCGACCTCCAGGCGGAGCTGGACCGCACCCGCGCGCGGCTCGCGAGCGAGCGCCAGTCCACGGACACGTCGCTGGAGGGCGAGGCCGCCATCCGCTCCCGCTACGCCGCCACGCTCCAGCAGGAGCACGCGGTGCTGCGCGCGGGGGAAGGCCGGCTGTCCGGTGAGGACACCCGCGTGCTGTTGCGCATGCACGCGGTGCGCTCGCGCACGGAGGCGCTGCGGGGCCGGGTGGCGGTGGCCCGGGTGGCGCTGCACTCCCGGTTGCAGCACCGCGTGAAGTCCATCCGCGACAAGGTGCGCGCGGAGCAGGCGCTGCTCCAGGGCTACGAGCAGGATGTGGCCGTCGCGACCGGGGATGCGCGAAACCTGGTGGGCCGCATCGCCTACGACAGCTTCCGGCGCGTGCGACAGCAGTTCTACGAGCTGGTGCTCAAGGCCGACACCGGCACGGTGGACGTGGCCTTCAGCCGCACGCAGGACAACGCGGCGAACATCCAGAAGGTCGCCAAGGAGAAGAGCGACGCCCTGCGCGCGCTGGAGTCCGAGTTCAAGGACGTCCTGTCGTCGGAAGGGGGGGACTGA
- a CDS encoding tetratricopeptide repeat protein has product MRRPVLALLLALAPVAASHAAKPPASAPQTSKPQASDKTAQPAAKPRTPDKAPPTSRYLDGLGHTPEQEKLLRDVSRALEAYEAESRDFHREVKQLVERRYTQRRAAISNAYEKTLTALESQERTQRLDAIARFEDFLRRYPDEPRATPDVMFRLAELYYERSADEHQLARKDYAERVRTLSDEAMADLPPEPEVDFTPSIGLYRALLSRFPDYRLNDGSMYLLAYCLNEQHKDEESLATYQQLTTRYPNSRFTTDAWTRIGEYWFEDETDPEALRKAADAYTAATRDTEHRFYDKARYKLAWTYYRMDWFEESVDSFLLLLDHYQSHQQSSSAADEGDLRSEALQYIALSLADDTWGGVARARELFARRGGRPYENEVYRRLGNVYFDQLRNAEAIAAYQQVLTLTPLAPDAPRLQQRIVQAYERDRRMDLYALESEKLANSYLPGGAWYEKNKDDPNALSHAQTLAEQSLYSAATYQHQQAQAFQKEGKAEQARATYTSAAHAYGTYLERFPRSKTAYALRFFHAECLFNSDAYDAAAKEYEAVRDSNQDNTYRDVSAHNAVLAWKEQLDLDVKAGRVPARKPLRASERPKDRPPAPVALAETEARLVKASDSYVALLPKAEAAPGVAYQAAELFYTHDDFAQARPRFERVVRAYPRNAVAGYATNLIIESFLIDQDWKSVEEVSARLASNAQVVDPASEQYRDLMKFKLAGRFNLADQLAAQKRYDEAAKKYLQLVEEAPRHEFADKALNNAAVAYEELRRFDSAMKLYERVYRDYPKSPWAHTALFRVAVNAQKSYDFDKAVTSYQKLVKDYPAAEEREAALYNAAALLEGQQRYAEAAAAFQRCVELYPHGKNAPENQYRAARILEKQGDTKGEIKALEAFVRKFASKADQVELVVDAKRRMGDAWKKRGNAKEAQRAYAAAADDFDRRRLKPDLQLRAAEAAAYSRFQLAEAEFQRFDALKITGSGKALEKSFNKKTDAVKTVNDAYAKVLPYKQLEWSLAAFYRRGYALERFASTLLEVPVPPEVKRLGDDAVLAYQDMLTQRTVALEDRAVEIYAAALKEARTQRVSNEWTHRTLEALNRFRPKEYPVLKEAKGAIAVDAVYPDGLLGSLASPTRASSDAGPRLTEGSTP; this is encoded by the coding sequence ATGCGCCGCCCCGTCCTCGCCCTCCTCCTGGCCCTCGCGCCAGTGGCCGCCTCGCACGCCGCGAAGCCCCCCGCTTCGGCCCCGCAGACCTCTAAGCCCCAGGCCTCCGACAAGACCGCCCAGCCAGCAGCGAAACCCCGGACGCCGGACAAGGCTCCGCCCACCTCCCGCTACCTGGATGGCCTGGGCCACACGCCCGAGCAGGAGAAGCTGCTGCGCGACGTGAGCCGCGCGCTGGAGGCGTACGAGGCGGAGTCGCGCGACTTCCACCGCGAGGTGAAGCAGCTGGTGGAGCGGCGCTACACGCAGCGGCGCGCGGCCATCTCCAACGCCTACGAGAAGACGCTCACCGCGCTGGAGTCGCAGGAGCGCACGCAGCGGCTGGACGCCATCGCCCGCTTCGAGGACTTCCTGCGCCGCTACCCGGACGAGCCTCGCGCCACGCCGGACGTGATGTTCCGGCTGGCGGAGCTGTACTACGAGCGCTCGGCGGACGAGCACCAGCTGGCGCGCAAGGACTACGCGGAGCGCGTGCGCACGCTTTCCGACGAGGCGATGGCGGACCTGCCTCCGGAACCGGAGGTGGACTTCACGCCGTCCATCGGCCTGTACCGCGCGCTCCTCTCGCGCTTCCCGGACTACCGTCTCAACGACGGCTCGATGTACCTGCTGGCCTACTGCCTCAACGAGCAGCACAAGGACGAGGAGAGCCTCGCCACCTACCAGCAGCTCACCACGCGCTATCCGAACAGCCGCTTCACCACGGACGCGTGGACGCGCATCGGCGAGTACTGGTTCGAGGACGAGACCGACCCGGAGGCGCTGCGCAAGGCCGCCGACGCGTACACCGCCGCCACGCGCGACACGGAGCACCGCTTCTACGACAAGGCCCGCTACAAGCTCGCCTGGACGTACTACCGGATGGACTGGTTCGAGGAGTCCGTGGACAGCTTCCTGCTGCTCCTGGACCACTACCAGTCGCACCAGCAGTCCAGCAGCGCGGCGGACGAAGGCGACCTGCGCTCGGAGGCGCTCCAGTACATCGCGCTGTCGCTCGCCGACGACACCTGGGGCGGCGTGGCCCGGGCCCGGGAGCTCTTCGCCAGGCGGGGCGGCCGCCCCTACGAGAACGAAGTCTACCGGCGGCTGGGCAACGTCTACTTCGACCAGCTCCGCAACGCGGAGGCCATCGCCGCGTACCAGCAGGTGCTGACCCTCACCCCGCTGGCGCCGGACGCGCCGCGCCTCCAGCAGCGCATCGTGCAGGCCTATGAGCGCGACCGGCGCATGGACCTGTACGCGCTCGAGTCCGAGAAGCTGGCCAACAGCTACCTGCCCGGCGGCGCCTGGTACGAGAAGAACAAGGACGATCCGAACGCGCTGTCCCACGCGCAGACGCTCGCCGAGCAGAGCCTGTACTCCGCCGCCACCTACCAACATCAGCAGGCGCAGGCGTTCCAGAAGGAAGGCAAGGCCGAGCAGGCCCGGGCCACCTACACCTCCGCGGCCCACGCGTACGGCACGTACCTGGAGCGCTTCCCGCGCAGCAAGACCGCGTACGCGCTGCGCTTCTTCCACGCCGAGTGCCTCTTCAACTCGGACGCGTACGACGCGGCGGCGAAGGAATACGAGGCCGTGCGCGACTCCAACCAGGACAACACCTACCGCGACGTGTCCGCGCACAACGCGGTGCTCGCGTGGAAGGAACAGCTCGACCTGGACGTGAAGGCGGGACGCGTGCCGGCGCGCAAGCCGCTGCGCGCCAGCGAACGCCCCAAGGACCGCCCGCCCGCGCCCGTGGCCCTGGCGGAGACGGAGGCGCGGCTGGTGAAGGCCTCCGACAGCTACGTGGCGCTCCTGCCAAAGGCGGAGGCCGCGCCGGGTGTCGCCTACCAGGCCGCGGAGCTGTTCTACACGCACGACGACTTCGCCCAGGCCCGGCCCCGCTTCGAGCGCGTGGTGCGGGCCTATCCGCGCAACGCGGTGGCCGGCTACGCCACCAACCTCATCATCGAGTCCTTCCTCATCGACCAGGACTGGAAGAGCGTGGAGGAGGTCAGCGCGCGGCTCGCGAGCAACGCGCAGGTGGTGGACCCCGCGAGCGAGCAGTACCGCGACCTGATGAAGTTCAAGCTCGCCGGGCGCTTCAACCTGGCGGATCAGCTGGCGGCGCAGAAGCGCTATGATGAGGCGGCGAAGAAGTACCTCCAGTTGGTGGAGGAGGCGCCCCGCCACGAGTTCGCCGACAAGGCGCTCAACAACGCGGCCGTGGCGTATGAGGAGCTGCGCCGGTTCGACTCCGCGATGAAGCTGTACGAGCGCGTGTACCGCGACTACCCGAAGTCCCCGTGGGCGCACACCGCGCTGTTCCGGGTGGCCGTCAACGCGCAGAAGTCCTACGACTTCGACAAGGCCGTCACGAGCTACCAGAAGCTGGTGAAGGACTACCCGGCGGCGGAGGAGCGCGAGGCGGCGCTCTACAACGCGGCGGCGCTGCTCGAAGGCCAGCAGCGCTACGCGGAGGCCGCGGCCGCCTTCCAGCGCTGCGTGGAGCTGTACCCCCACGGCAAGAACGCGCCGGAGAACCAGTACCGCGCGGCCCGCATCCTGGAGAAGCAGGGCGACACGAAGGGCGAAATCAAGGCGCTGGAGGCGTTCGTCCGCAAGTTCGCGAGCAAGGCGGACCAGGTGGAGCTGGTGGTGGACGCGAAGCGGCGCATGGGCGACGCGTGGAAGAAGCGCGGCAACGCGAAGGAGGCCCAGCGCGCGTACGCCGCCGCGGCCGACGACTTCGACCGCCGCCGCCTGAAGCCAGACCTCCAGCTTCGCGCCGCCGAGGCCGCCGCCTACAGCCGCTTCCAGCTGGCGGAGGCGGAGTTCCAGCGCTTCGACGCGCTGAAGATCACCGGCTCCGGCAAGGCCCTGGAGAAGAGCTTCAACAAGAAGACGGACGCGGTGAAGACCGTGAACGACGCGTACGCGAAGGTGCTGCCGTACAAGCAACTGGAGTGGTCGCTGGCCGCGTTCTACCGGCGCGGCTACGCGCTGGAGCGCTTCGCCAGCACGCTCCTGGAGGTCCCCGTCCCGCCGGAGGTGAAGCGCCTGGGGGATGACGCCGTGCTGGCCTACCAGGACATGCTCACCCAGCGCACCGTGGCGCTGGAGGACCGCGCGGTGGAGATCTACGCCGCCGCGCTCAAGGAGGCCCGCACCCAGCGCGTCTCCAACGAGTGGACCCACCGCACGCTGGAGGCCCTCAACCGCTTCCGCCCCAAGGAGTACCCCGTCCTCAAGGAAGCCAAGGGCGCCATCGCGGTGGACGCCGTGTACCCGGACGGCCTGCTGGGCAGCCTCGCCAGCCCCACGCGCGCCAGCTCCGACGCGGGCCCCCGGCTGACGGAAGGGAGCACGCCATGA
- a CDS encoding tetratricopeptide repeat protein yields the protein MNAGGRFALTGLMCWLLSACASGPATREAPKLAGPEAAPPTAVSTSPKPDAAANKAPVAKSLSGPERDFTRAVEVARSGELSLAEVALKALLERSPKLAPAWTNLGIVQERQGRVADAERSYRQALSLEPDQEAAWDCLVRLSARTGRAAPLEAELRQALTKQDSVARRTALALTLLLQKKHPAAVAEARRALQGDEQHVPAMQVLAQVYAREGKYELASMVLGNALAIHAEDASTLNALGLVHLGLKERPQALERFRQAIALRPDFAEARNNLGALLNEGEDYAGARVELEASVKAAPDFASAHLNLGNAYRGEGDFARALAEYERVLQLQPDAKDPYFNLALLHLDLEPAGMDALERLQKAVAFLGQYQAKGGTDERTAQYLKDAQKGIDRETRRRERERKEGLRKAAETAAKPPAGPAKSPEATPTPAPSPGPPATRPGASGKVPSDVR from the coding sequence ATGAACGCCGGCGGCAGGTTCGCGCTCACCGGACTCATGTGCTGGCTGCTGTCCGCCTGCGCCTCCGGCCCCGCGACGCGCGAGGCCCCGAAGCTCGCCGGCCCCGAGGCCGCGCCCCCCACCGCCGTGAGCACGTCTCCCAAGCCGGACGCCGCCGCGAACAAGGCGCCGGTCGCGAAGTCCCTCTCCGGGCCGGAGCGGGACTTCACGCGCGCGGTGGAGGTCGCCCGGAGCGGCGAGCTGAGCCTCGCGGAGGTGGCGCTCAAGGCGCTCCTGGAGCGGTCTCCCAAGCTCGCTCCCGCGTGGACGAACCTGGGCATCGTGCAGGAGCGCCAGGGCCGCGTCGCCGACGCGGAGCGCTCCTACCGGCAGGCCCTGTCGCTGGAGCCAGACCAGGAGGCGGCGTGGGACTGCCTCGTGCGGCTCTCGGCGCGCACGGGCCGCGCGGCGCCGCTGGAGGCGGAGCTGCGCCAGGCGCTGACGAAGCAGGACTCGGTGGCACGGCGCACGGCGCTCGCGCTCACCTTGCTATTGCAGAAGAAGCACCCGGCCGCCGTCGCGGAGGCCCGCCGCGCGCTCCAGGGTGACGAACAACACGTGCCCGCCATGCAGGTGCTCGCGCAGGTGTACGCCCGCGAGGGCAAGTACGAGCTGGCCTCCATGGTGCTGGGCAACGCGCTCGCCATCCACGCGGAGGACGCGTCCACGCTCAACGCCCTGGGGCTCGTGCACCTGGGCCTCAAGGAGCGGCCCCAGGCCCTGGAGCGCTTCCGTCAGGCCATCGCGCTCCGGCCGGACTTCGCCGAGGCGCGCAACAACCTGGGCGCCCTGCTCAACGAGGGAGAGGACTACGCCGGCGCCCGCGTGGAGCTGGAGGCCTCGGTGAAGGCCGCGCCGGACTTCGCCTCCGCGCACCTCAACCTGGGCAACGCGTACCGCGGGGAAGGCGACTTCGCCCGCGCCCTGGCGGAGTACGAGCGCGTGCTCCAGCTCCAGCCCGACGCGAAGGACCCGTACTTCAACCTGGCCCTGCTCCACCTGGACCTGGAGCCCGCCGGCATGGACGCGCTGGAGCGCCTCCAGAAGGCCGTGGCCTTCCTGGGCCAGTACCAGGCGAAGGGCGGCACCGACGAGCGCACGGCCCAGTACCTCAAGGACGCGCAGAAGGGCATCGACCGGGAGACCCGCCGCCGCGAACGCGAGCGCAAGGAGGGACTGCGCAAGGCCGCCGAAACCGCCGCGAAGCCCCCCGCCGGACCGGCGAAGTCCCCCGAGGCAACACCGACCCCCGCACCGTCCCCAGGGCCCCCTGCCACGCGGCCGGGCGCCTCGGGTAAGGTCCCCTCCGACGTCCGGTAG